In Streptomyces venezuelae, the sequence GCTCCAGGCGTTCCCGGACGTCGCCGAGCACTACCGGCGCCGCTTCCGGCACGTCCTCGTCGACGAGTACCAGGACACCAACCACGCCCAGTACACGCTGGTGCGCGAGCTCGTCGGCACCGGCTACCCGGACCTGCCCCCGGCCGAGCTGTGCGTGGTGGGTGACGCCGACCAGTCGATCTACGCCTTCCGCGGCGCGACCATCCGCAACATCCTCCAGTTCGAAGAGGACTACAAGGACGCGACCACGATCCTGCTGGAGCAGAACTACCGCTCCACGCAGACGATCCTCTCCGCGGCCAACGCGGTCATCGAGCGCAACGAGAACCGCCGCGCCAAGAACCTGTGGACGCAGGCCGGCACCGGCGCCGTCATCACCGGCTACGTCGCGGACACCGAGCACGACGAGGCCCAGTTCGCCGCCGACGAGATCGACCGGCTCACCGACGCCGGCGACGCCAAGGCCGGCGACGTGGCGATCTTCTACCGGACCAACGCGCAGTCCCGCGTGTTCGAGGAGATCTTCATCCGGGTCGGACTGCCCTACAAAGTCGTCGGCGGCGTCCGCTTCTACGAGCGCAAGGAGGTCCGCGACGTCCTCGCGTACCTGCGCGTCCTCGCGAACCCGGAGGACAACGTCCCGCTGCGGCGCATCCTGAACGTGCCCAAGCGCGGCATCGGCGAGCGCGCCGAGGCGATGATCGACGCCCTCGCGGCGCGCGAGAAGATCACCTTCCCGCAGGCGCTGCGCCGGGTGGACGAGGCCTTCGGCATGGCCGCGCGCTCCACCAACGCGGTGAAGCGGTTCAACGTGCTGATGGAGGAGCTGCGCACGATCGTCGACTCGGGCGCGGGCCCGGCGGTGGTGCTGGAAGCCGTCCTGGAGCGGACGGGGTACCTCGCCGAACTCCAGGCCTCGACCGACCCGCAGGACGAGACGCGCATCGAGAACCTGCAGGAGCTCGCGGCCGTGGCCCTGGAGTTCGAGCAGGCGCGGGAGGCCGCGGCGGCCGAGGCGGCGGAGACCGGTGCCCCGGCTCCCGGGTCCGGCACCCTGGCCGAGTTCCTGGAGCAGGTCGCCCTCGTGGCCGACTCCGACCAGATCCCGGACGAGGACACCGAGGGCACGGGCGTCATCACGCTGATGACCCTGCACACCGCCAAGGGCCTCGAATTCCCGGTGGTCTTCCTGACCGGCATGGAGGACGGGGTCTTCCCGCACATGCGGGCGCTGGGCCAGACCAAGGAACTGGAGGAGGAGCGCCGGCTCGCGTACGTCGGCATCACGCGGGCGCGCGAGCGCCTGTACCTGACCCGATCCAGCATGCGCAGCGCGTGGGGCACGCCCTCGTACAACCCGCCGTCGCGCTTCCTGGAGGAGATTCCGGCGGAGTACCTCCAGTGGAAGCGGACGGGCGCGACGCAGAAGCCGGCCGGTCCGATGCGGGGCTCGGGGTACGGGTCCTCGTACGGGTCGTCCTCGTCCGGATCGGGCAAGGCGACGTTCGGCACCTCGCCGGAGGCGTTCCTGTCCTCGTCGCGTACGAAGTCGGGCCCGTCCGGATTCGCGACGCGGCGGGCCGCCGACAAGCCGGTCATCGCCCTGGTGGTCGGGGACCGGGTCACGCACGACCAGTTCGGGCTCGGCACCGTCATGGAGGTCAAGGGGGCGGGTGCGGACGCGCAGGCCACCATCGACTTCGGGGACGACAAGCCCAAGCGGCTGCTGCTGCGTTACGCGCCGGTGCAGAAGCTGTAGGACGGGGGGCGGCCGCGCGGCCTTCGGGCCGCGCGGCATTCACGCCGGGGGAGACGCCGGCGGGTTGCGCCCGGCGGTCGCGTCGGACGGCTGTGCCCGGTGGTCAGGCCGGGCGGTTGCGGGCCTGAGGGGTTACGTCGGGTCCAGGCCGTGGCTGCGGAGCCAGGACAGGGGGTCGATCGCGGATCCGCCGCCGGGCCGGACCTCGAAGTGGAGGTGCGGGCCGGTGGAGTTGCCGGAGTTGCCCGAGTAGGCGATGACTTCGCCCGCCTTGACCTTGCCGCCGCGGATCTTGGTGGAGCTGAGGTGGCAGTACCACGTCTCGGTGCCGTCGGGCGCGGTCACTATCGCCATGTTCCCGTAGGCGCTGTTGTACTGCGTGCGCACGGTTCCGTCGGTGGCCGACATGACGGGGGTGCCGTAGGAGACCGGGAAGTCGATGCCGGTGTGCACCGACATCCACATGCCGCCGGCCTGGCCGAAGTTGGCGCTGAGCCCGTGCTGTGCGACGGGGATGGCGAACTTGGGGCGGGCGGCCTCCTTGGCCGCGGCCTCCTCCGCCTTCTTCTTCTTTTCCTCTTCCTGGCGCTCGCGCAGGTCGATGCGCTCCTGCGTGCGGCTCGCGCGGTCCGCGAAGTCGCCCGCGTCGGCGCTGAGCGCGACCAGTTGGGTGTCGAGCTTGGTGTTCGCCGCGACCGGCTTCACCGAGGCCGGGTCGGGCGCGGCCATGGTCGTGGGCTCCTCGGCCGGCCGGTCCGTGCCGGTGAGGCCGCCGACGGAGGCGGCCGCGACGCCCGCGACACCCATCACGCAGGCGGACGGGACGGCCACGGTCAGCAGGGCGGAACGCTTCGCCGGGTTGCGGCGACGGCTGGTGCCGCCGCCGGTGGAGCCGCTGCCCGCCTTGGCGCCGGCGCCGGTCTTGCCGTTGCCCTTGGCGGCGGTCCGGCGCGCGGAGCGCGGAGCCGAGGTCACCGGCATGGCCTGGGTGGGGAGGTCGTGGACCTCGGGCTGCTCGGGTGCCTCGTGGACCTGGGGCGTCTCGTCGGAGAGCACCTCGAAGACGGCGGTCTCGCTGTACGCGGCCGTCCCCGCCTCGACACCGTCCTCGACGGCGGTGTCGAATCCGCCCTCGAACCCGCCCTCGAACCCGTTCTGGTACCCGGGGTCGATGCCGACGGCCTGGGTGGCCTCGTAGGCGTAGCCCGTCGAGGTCGCCTGGTACGTGTACTCCTGCGCCGCGGCTGCGGGCGCGGGTGCGGGCTGGGGTTCGGGCTGGTACTCGTACTCGTACGCGTAGGCGGCCTCGGGCTGGGCCGGGGTCTCGGCGACGGTGTTCCAGGCGGTGGCGTCGTAGGCGCCGGTCTCGGTTCCGGTGGTGCCGTAGCCCGGCATCGCCCAGTGCCCGGTCTGCTCGCCGGAGGTGTCGTAGCCGAAGGAGGGCTGCTGGTACTGCGCATAGCCGGAGTAGTCCGCGCCCTGCGTGCTCCAGGCGCTCGCGTCCCAGCTCCCGGTGGTGTCCTCGGAGGCGGCCTGGGCCGGGATCGTGGACAGGTAACTGTCCTGCGAAGCCCACGCGGTGGTGTCGTAGGCGCCCGTGTCGTAGGAGCCGTAGGCGGCGTAGTTGACCCCCTGGCCCTGCGTTTCATAGGAAACGTAGGTCGAGTCACCAGCGAAAGCGGTGGTGGAAAGGCCGTCGTACCCGGCATCCGGATACTGGCCCGACGTGGGGCGGTCGTTCACCAACTTCTCTTTCGCCTCGGCAGTGGGGGCCTGGGTGGCCGGGAACTCAAGGTTCACCGGAGGAGAGCAGTGGCGTGACTGTACCCGGCGGTTACTCGCAACGACAATCTTCGCCGGGTCCCCAGATCTCCGGAACCGGGCATTCGGCCGTCTTTCGGTCGCCGAAATGCGGACCCTTGGCCTTGAGTTCGAAATCCGTTCGACTGTCGGTCGCTCGTCGGCTAGGCGACGGAGGCGGCGTCCGAGCCCGTGACGGCGGCCAGACCGGGCCCTTCGAGGGTGCGCCGGACCGCCGCGATCACGGCGGGATGGGCAGCCAGGGCAAGATGTCCGATACCGGTGACCTGCACGTTCTCCACACACAGATCCGGGTGTTCGATCCTCGCGGACTCGGCCGGGGTCGTTATCGCGTCGAACTCGCTCCAGAACGCCACGCATCGGGTGGAGCACCCGGGCGCGGGCGCGGCGAGCTCGGTCAGCACCTCGGAGTCCGGGCGGATCTGCCGTATCAGCGGGTGCGCGTCCATGAAGGGTGCGACCCGGGTGCCGGAGTGCGGGCTACCGAGGGTGACGAGGGTCCGGACCCGGGTGTCGCCGCCGAGCCTTTGCACGTAGTACCGGCCGACCAGCCCGCCCAGGCTGTGCCCGACCAGATCGACCCGCTCCTGTCCGGTGCGCTCGCAGAGCTCCTCGACACGCCGGGCGAGATGCCGGGCGGCCACGCGCAGATCGAGCGTGAAGGGGGAGTAGTTGTACGCCTCCACGTGCCGGCCACCTGCACCGAGGGCCCGGCGCAGCAGGACGAAGACGGACCGGTTGTCGGAGAACCCGTGGAGGAGGAGGACCGGAGGCCGTGTCGTGGGCGGGCGAGCGGTGACCTTCTCCTGGCACACTCCGGTGGGATACAGCAGAAGGTGCCCGCCGAACACCACCACCTCAAGGGCGCCGGCCCGCAGTGCGGCGCCGGACAAGGGTACGGACACGGGTATGGACAGCCCCATCGACGGCCTCCCCTGAGCCTCAGCGGGACCGCGGCGCTCGCACCACCGTGCCGTGCGGCTGCCGGCACGGTGGCGCAATGCCGTCCCACGTGTGATTTCCCCCTCGTGGTTGACCGCGAAACGGTGACGTGCGCGATGCTGTACTTAACGTTCGTTCACTCGGGAGGCAGTGCGATGGGTGTGACCGGTCCGATCCGTGTGGTGGTGGCCAAGCCGGGTCTCGACGGCCACGACCGCGGGGCCAAGGTGATCGCGCGGGCGCTGCGGGACGCGGGCATGGAGGTCATCTACACCGGCCTCCACCAGACCCCCGAGCAGATCGTGGACACCGCCATCCAGGAGGACGCCGACGCGATCGGCCTCTCGATCCTCTCCGGCGCCCACAACACGCTGTTCGCGCGCGTGCTGGAACTCCTGAAGGAGCGCGACGCGGAGGACATCAAGGTCTTCGGCGGAGGCATCATCCCGGAGGACGACATCGCCCCTCTGAAGGAGAAGGGCGTGGCCGAGATCTTCACGCCGGGCGCGACGACGACCGCCATCGTGGACTGGGTCCGCGCCCACGTCCGCCAGTAACCCCTCGGTTCGGCAGGGGCCGGGCAGCGTCACAGCCCGCACGGGCGGTACCGCGACGTGCGCGTGCGGTCATGCGGGCTGCGGCTACGGTCCTGCGATGCGCGCGGGCGGACTGCGACGTGCGTGTGCGGTCATGCGGGCTACGGCTACTGCTGCGGCTACGGTCCTGCGACCGGCGCGTCCGGTCCCGCGATGCGCGGCTGTGGTCTCCCGGCGTGCGCGGCGGGATCCGGGGCCGGCCGGGGCCGGGCTCCGGCCCGCCCCTGCCCGGCCACCCCGGCGCCTGCCCCTGCCCGGGCGGGCCAACCCGCGGGGGCTACGCCGGGGCCAGTTCGGCCAGCATCGCCGCGCGCAGCCGAAGGGTCGAGACCAGCCGCTGGAACGCCTCGGCCCAGTACGCGGCCGCACCGGGGGACCCGTCGGGCAGGTCCTCCGCAGCCGTGGTCAGGGCCTCCAGCCGGCTCGCTTCCGCGGGATCGAGGCAGCGTTCCGCCAGGCCCATCACCCCGCTGAAGCTCCACGGGTAACTGCCCGCGTCCCGGGCCGTGTCGAGTGCGTCCACGACCGCCCGGCCCAGCGCTCCCGCCCACGGGACCGCGCACACCCCGAGCAGCTGGAACGCCTCCGACAGCCCGTGGGCCCGTATGAACTCCGCGACCCATTCCGCCCGTTCCGCGTGCGGCAGGGTCTCCAGCAGCTTGGCCCGCTCCGCGAGGGAGGCGGTGCCCGGGCCCGCCGCGGGTGGCGCGGACGCCGGGCCGAGCAGGGCCCGCGACCACGGCGCGTCGCGCTGGCGCACGGCGGCCCGGCACCACGCCGCGTGCAGCTCCTCCGTCCAGCCGTCGCCCGCGGCCACCGGCAGCGCCACTATCTCCGCCGGGCCGAGCCCCCCGAACCGCTCCCGCCAGCACGACAGTGGCGCCGCCTCCACCAACTGCCCGAGCCACCAAGCCCGTTCCCCGCGTCCGGCGGGCGGCCGCTTGACCACCCCGTCGCGGAGCATCCCCGCGTCGCACTCGGCCGGCGGGGTCACCCCTTCGGGTCCCACGCAAGCCAGCGCGCGCTCCGCCATCCGTCCGGCCAGGGCCGAGGCCGGCAGCGCCGACAGCAGTTCGGCGGCCGTGGCGCGGACGTTGCGGCTGCGGTCACCCAGCGCGGCCTCCAGGAACGGCTCGTCCCCCTCCGACAGTCCCACCCTCAGTGAATCGAGGAACATCAGCCGGTCCTCGGCCCGTTCGGCGGCCCAGGTCGTCATGAGCAGCCGCGGCGCGGCCGCCGCCTCGTGGGCCCGGACGGCCCCGAGCAGGGCCACCCGCTCCGCGAACAGTCCCTCCTGCCACAGCTGTTCCACCGCCACCCGGTCCGTCACCTCCGGCAGTTCTCCGGCGCCGCCGGACCCGCCGCGCAGGGCGAACCGCCAGTCCGGATTCATCCGCGCCAGCCACAGCCCCCGCGTCCCGGCCAGGGCCAGCGCCTGCGGCCGCAGGTCCGTACGGGCCCGGGCCGCGTCCAGCAGCGCCGGTACGAGCGAGGCCGGAGAGCGGTAGCCGTGCCGCGCGGCGGCGGCCAGCCACTGCGGCAGGAGCTCCGTCAGGTCCGGGGCGGTTCCGCGCCGCCCGCCGCCGTTGACCGGGCCGCTGCGGCCGGCCAGCAGCTGAGCGAGCCTGCGGCCGGCCGCCTCCGGTGGCGCCGGCCGGGGGTCCCGGGGCGCCGGATCCGGGCGAGGCCCGGCCTCGGCCGGCAGCAGCCCGGCCCGGCGCCGTACGGTGTGCACGGCCGCCGCGTCCAGCAGCGCCTCCGGTGAGCCGGCCGGGCCCCCGCCCCCGCGCCCGCGTCGCTCGGTGCCCAGCAGTGCCCCGGCGACCAGCTCCTCCCACTCGCCGTATCCCTCGTCAGCCTTGCCCATCGGGCCCCTCCCTCGTCGCTCGTCGGTCGTCGGTCGGTCGTCGTCTCACGGGCTCCGGTCCCGCCCCCTCCGCGGGACCGGAGCTGTCGATGTCCCCGTCTGCCTGCCCGTCTTCAGCTGGCGTGGTTGTCGTTCATGCAAGCCCCCCGGCTCGTCGTCGTTTCCCGTGCGGCGCCCCCCGGCGCCGCACGCCTCCAGGCCGTCCTCGTGTGACGGCACAGGACCCCCCAGGCCCCCTGCGATGTGTCTTCTTGTTCCGGCTCCGGCTCCGGATCTGGCTCCGGCTTCTGGTCAGGTCAGGGCGACGGGCTCGTTCGAGTCCGGCTGCCAGGCCGTCAGAGGGGTGAAGCCGCGGTGGCCGCACTCGCCGAACACCGTCACCGGGCCCCCGCCCGACAACGCCGCCAGCTGCCAGAGCCCCCCGCGCGAGCGGCCGCCGCCCCCGGTGAGGGGCACCGGCAGGGCGGAGGTGCCCTCCGCGTCCGCCAGCTGCCAGCCGAGCTCTCCCGGTATCGGAACCACCGGACCGAGCACCACCGGCCAGGACTCCAGCCACGGGTCCTGCCGCAGCGCCGTCCCGTACGCCTCCAGAGCCGCCCCCGCGCTCACCCCGTCCGGAACCTCCGTGCAGGGCACCGCTGCCGCGAACCTCTCACCGAGGTCCGCCCGCAGCCCCGCAGACCCGGGCCGGAAGCGCATCTCCGCCTCCAGCACCAGCCCCACCGGCAGTGCCAGCCCCGGTGGCCGCCCCGGCGGTCCGAAGTCCAGCACCAGAGCGGGCCGCCCGCCCGCCAGCCCGCGCAGCCATATCCGGCGGGTGGTGAGCCGGCCGTCCGGCGACACCGTGTCGTACTGGGCGAGCACCAGCCAGCGGTCCCGTACGGCCTCCCCCTCCCCGGAGGCCGGCAGTCCCACGCGGCTGCGCACCGTCGCCGCGAGCTCGTCCGGCAGCCCGGCCACCCCCAGCCACGCCCGGTCGAGCAGGTGCAGCAGCCCCGCCTCCTCCAGCATCCGGGCGGGCCAGCCGGGTCCGCAACTGGGTATCGTCCCCAACTCCCTTACCCGCGCGGCCAGTCCGGGCGCCTGGGCGTCGACCATGCGGGCCGCCGTCTCCTCCCATCCCGCGTAACCCGCCTGCTCCTGGCCCGCGAGGCCGCCGCGCAGCAGATCGGCCAGCCGCTGCTCCAGCTCGGTGACGCCCGCCCCCACGCGCGCCGCCCGCCGTTCGGCACGCTTCCGGGCTCCCTCCTCGTCGGCCGGCGCGGCCCTCCCCCCGGACGGCCGCGCGGCTTTGGCGGCCAGGTCCGCCAGCCACTGCGCGGCCCACTCCGGAGCTTCGGCCGGCTCGCCGAACCCCTCGGCCGACCAGAGGAGGAGCAGCCCGAGGGCGTGCTTGCAGGGGAACTTCCGGCTCGGGCAGGAGCACTTGTAGGCCGGGCCCGTGAGGTCCACGACCGTGCGGTACGGCTTGCTGCCGCTGCCCTTGCACAACCCCCACACAGAACCGGAAGCGGAACCTCCGATCTGCAACCATGGCCCAGCCCCGCCGAGTCTGCCCCCCGCCTTGCGTGAGGCGTCGTCAGGAGCCAGATCCAGTACCTGTTCCGCTGTCCAGCGGTCCCCCTGATCAGTCATGTGAACCACCGTAGAGACCCCCACTGACAATCGCTCTGACCAGCAACAACGACATCGCGAAGGGCCGTTGTCAGTGGCGTGGTGCACCGTGGACACAGCAGTCGGGAGCGGCTGCCGAGCACTGGAGGGGGACCATGACCATGCCCGAGAACGAGCAGCGAGCAGAAGCTCTGCGGCCGCACGCCGAAGACGCCTTCGCACACGAACTGAAAGCCCTGGCGGCCGCCGACGACCGGCCCCGCCCGACCCGCTGGAAGCTCTCCCCGTGGGCCGTCGCCACCTACCTGCTCGGCGGCACCCTCGACGACGGCACGGTGATCACGCCCAAGTACGTGGGTCCGCGCCGCATCGTCGAAGTGGCCGTCACGACGCTGGCCACCGACCGCGCCCTGCTCCTGCTGGGCGTCCCCGGCACCGCGAAGACCTGGGTGTCGGAACACCTCGCGGCCGCCGTCAGCGGGGACTCCACCCTCCTCGTGCAGGGCACCGCCGGCACCCCCGAGGAAGCGATCCGGTACGGCTGGAACTACGCCCGGCTGCTCGCCCACGGCCCCAGCCGCGAGGCGCTCGTCCCCAGCCCCGTCATGCGGGCCATGGCCGAGGGCATGACCGCCCGCGTCGAGGAGCTCACCCGCATCCCCGCCGACGTCCAGGACACCCTCATCACCGTCCTGTCCGAGAAGACCCTGCCGATACCGGAGCTCGGCGAAGAGGTGCAGGCCGTGCGCGGCTTCAACCTCATCGCCACCGCCAACGACCGCGACCGCGGGGTCAACGAGCTCTCCAGCGCACTGCGCCGCCGCTTCAACACCGTCGTCCTGCCGCTGCCCGCCACCGCCGACGCCGAGGTCGACATCGTCGCCCGCCGCGTCGACCAGATGGGCCGTGCCCTCGACCTGCCGGCCGCACCCGAAGGCCTGGAGGAGATCCGCCGCGTCGTCACCGTCTTCCGCGAGCTGCGCGACGGCGTCACCGACGACGGCCGTACGAAGGTGAAGTCGCCCAGCGGCACCCTGTCCACCGCCGAGGCCATCTCCGTCGTCACCGGCGGCCTGGCGCTCGCCGCCCACTTCGGCGACGGCGTGCTGCGCCCCTCCGACGTGGCCGCCGGGATCCTCGGCGCCGTCGTCCGCGACCCGGCGGCCGACAAGGTGGTCTGGCAGGAGTATCTGGAGGCAGTGGTCCGCGAGCGCGACGGCTGGAAGGACTTCTACCGGGCCTGCCGGGAGGTGACCGTATGAGCCCGAGCCCGGTGCGAGGCCCACTGCTGCTGGGCGTACGGCACCACGGTCCCGGATCCGCCCGGGCCGTCCGGGCGGCACTGGACGCCGCCCGGCCCGAGGCGGTGCTGATCGAGGGCCCGCCCGAGGGGGACGCGCTGCTGCCGCTCGCAGCGGACGAGGGGATGCGGCCGCCCGTAGCGCTCCTCGCGCACGCGGCGGACGATCCGGGCCGGGCCGCGTTCTGGCCGCTGGCCGGGTTCTCGCCCGAGTGGGTGGCCATCCGCTGGGCCCAGGAGCACGACGTCCCGGTCCGGTTCATCGACCTTCCTGCGGCGCACTCGCTCGCCGCGGAAGGGGAGGGGGCGGAAGGGACCGGTTCCGACGCCGTCCGGCTGGACCCCCTCGCCGTGCTGGCCGAGACCGCCGGGTACGACGACCCCGAGCGCTGGTGGGAGGACGTGGTCGAGCACCGCGGCGCCGGAGGCGCGGGGGAGGACGTGCTCGGCGCGTTCGAGGCGCTCGGGGAGGCCATGGGAGCCCTGCGCGAGGCGTACGGCGACGGGGGCCACCGGCGCGACCTGGTGCGCGAGGCGTACATGCGCCAGCGGATGAGGGCCGCCCGCCGGGAGTTCGGCGACGCCTACGCCGTGGTGTGCGGAGCCTGGCACGTCCCCGCACTGCGGGCCAGGACCACCGTGGCCGCCGACAAGGCCCTGCTCGGCGGCCTGCCCAAGGTCAAGGTGGAGACCACCTGGGTGCCCTGGACCCACCGCAGGCTCGCCCGGGCCGGCGGGTACGGCGCGGGCATCTCCTCGCCCGGCTGGTACGCCCACCTCTTCGCCGCCCCGGACCGGCCCGTCGAGCGGTGGCTGACCAAGGTGGCGGGCCTGCTGCGCGAGGAGGACCGGCAGGTCTCCTCGGCGCACGTCATCGAGGCGGTCCGGCTGGCCGAGACCCTCGCCGCGATGCGGGGCCGGCCGCTGCCCGGCCTGACGGAGACCCTGGAAGCGGTCCGGGCGGTGATGTGCGACGGCTCCGACATACCGCTCGCACTGATCGAGGACCGCCTCGTCGTCGGAGACGTGCTCGGCGAGGTCCCGGACGGCGCCCCCGTCGTACCCCTGCAGCGCGACCTGACACGGCAGCAGCGCACCCTGCGGCTCAAGGCCGAAGCACAGGACCGCGAGCTGGAACTGGACCTGCGCAAGGACACCGACACGGCGAAGTCCCTGCTGCTGCACCGGCTGCGGCTGCTCGGTATCGGCTGGGGCACCCCGGCCGTCTCCCGGGCCGGGACCGGAACCTTCCGGGAGACCTGGCGGCTGCGGTGGGAGCCCGAGCTGTCGGTACGGATCGCCGAGGCCGGGATATGGGGGACCACCGTCCTCGGCGCGGCCACCGCCAAGGCCGAGGCGGACGCAGCCGGGGCCGGGGAACTGGGCGAGGTGACGGCCCTGGCGGAACAGTGCCTGCTCGCCGGGCTGGCGCAGGCGCTGCCCGCCGTGCTGCGGTCTCTCGCGGACCGGGCCGCGCTGGACACCGACGTGGCCCGGCTCGCCAAGGCCCTGCCGGCGCTGGCCCGTTCGCTGCGGTACGGGGACGTCCGGGGCACCGACGCGACGGCACTCGGCGCCGTGGCGGCCGGGCTCGCCGAGCGGATATGCGTGGCGCTGCCGACGGCCTGTGCGGCCGGACTGGACGCCGACGCGGCGGCGGAGATGCGCGGTCACGTGGACGGGGTGCACACGGCGATCGGCCTGCTCGCGGACGCCGCCGAGGGGCTGCGGGAGCGCTGGTCCGCGGTGCTCACCACGCTGGCCGGCCGGGACGCCGCGCCCGGCCTGATCCGCGGCCGGGCGACCCGGCTGCTCCTCGACGACGGGCGGCTGCCGGCGGAGGAGACGGCCCGGCTGATGGGGCTCGCCCTGTCCC encodes:
- the pcrA gene encoding DNA helicase PcrA — translated: MSSLFDDSFLADLTPSDEVPPPPEDHAAPEAGADDLFGGRFDVPMTGDAYYRDGAPRPVIDPATLLDGLNEQQRAAVVHAGSPLLIVAGAGSGKTRVLTHRIGHLLSARGVHPGQILAITFTNKAAGEMKERVEGLVGPRAGAMWVSTFHSACVRILRRESKRLGFTSSFSIYDAADSKRLMALVCRDLDLDPKKFPPKAFNAKISNLKNELIDEEAFADQAVDGFEKTLAQAYAMYQGRLREANALDFDDIIMTTVHLLQAFPDVAEHYRRRFRHVLVDEYQDTNHAQYTLVRELVGTGYPDLPPAELCVVGDADQSIYAFRGATIRNILQFEEDYKDATTILLEQNYRSTQTILSAANAVIERNENRRAKNLWTQAGTGAVITGYVADTEHDEAQFAADEIDRLTDAGDAKAGDVAIFYRTNAQSRVFEEIFIRVGLPYKVVGGVRFYERKEVRDVLAYLRVLANPEDNVPLRRILNVPKRGIGERAEAMIDALAAREKITFPQALRRVDEAFGMAARSTNAVKRFNVLMEELRTIVDSGAGPAVVLEAVLERTGYLAELQASTDPQDETRIENLQELAAVALEFEQAREAAAAEAAETGAPAPGSGTLAEFLEQVALVADSDQIPDEDTEGTGVITLMTLHTAKGLEFPVVFLTGMEDGVFPHMRALGQTKELEEERRLAYVGITRARERLYLTRSSMRSAWGTPSYNPPSRFLEEIPAEYLQWKRTGATQKPAGPMRGSGYGSSYGSSSSGSGKATFGTSPEAFLSSSRTKSGPSGFATRRAADKPVIALVVGDRVTHDQFGLGTVMEVKGAGADAQATIDFGDDKPKRLLLRYAPVQKL
- a CDS encoding M23 family metallopeptidase encodes the protein MNLEFPATQAPTAEAKEKLVNDRPTSGQYPDAGYDGLSTTAFAGDSTYVSYETQGQGVNYAAYGSYDTGAYDTTAWASQDSYLSTIPAQAASEDTTGSWDASAWSTQGADYSGYAQYQQPSFGYDTSGEQTGHWAMPGYGTTGTETGAYDATAWNTVAETPAQPEAAYAYEYEYQPEPQPAPAPAAAAQEYTYQATSTGYAYEATQAVGIDPGYQNGFEGGFEGGFDTAVEDGVEAGTAAYSETAVFEVLSDETPQVHEAPEQPEVHDLPTQAMPVTSAPRSARRTAAKGNGKTGAGAKAGSGSTGGGTSRRRNPAKRSALLTVAVPSACVMGVAGVAAASVGGLTGTDRPAEEPTTMAAPDPASVKPVAANTKLDTQLVALSADAGDFADRASRTQERIDLRERQEEEKKKKAEEAAAKEAARPKFAIPVAQHGLSANFGQAGGMWMSVHTGIDFPVSYGTPVMSATDGTVRTQYNSAYGNMAIVTAPDGTETWYCHLSSTKIRGGKVKAGEVIAYSGNSGNSTGPHLHFEVRPGGGSAIDPLSWLRSHGLDPT
- a CDS encoding esterase/lipase family protein; the protein is MGLSIPVSVPLSGAALRAGALEVVVFGGHLLLYPTGVCQEKVTARPPTTRPPVLLLHGFSDNRSVFVLLRRALGAGGRHVEAYNYSPFTLDLRVAARHLARRVEELCERTGQERVDLVGHSLGGLVGRYYVQRLGGDTRVRTLVTLGSPHSGTRVAPFMDAHPLIRQIRPDSEVLTELAAPAPGCSTRCVAFWSEFDAITTPAESARIEHPDLCVENVQVTGIGHLALAAHPAVIAAVRRTLEGPGLAAVTGSDAASVA
- a CDS encoding cobalamin B12-binding domain-containing protein; amino-acid sequence: MGVTGPIRVVVAKPGLDGHDRGAKVIARALRDAGMEVIYTGLHQTPEQIVDTAIQEDADAIGLSILSGAHNTLFARVLELLKERDAEDIKVFGGGIIPEDDIAPLKEKGVAEIFTPGATTTAIVDWVRAHVRQ
- a CDS encoding DUF5691 domain-containing protein gives rise to the protein MGKADEGYGEWEELVAGALLGTERRGRGGGGPAGSPEALLDAAAVHTVRRRAGLLPAEAGPRPDPAPRDPRPAPPEAAGRRLAQLLAGRSGPVNGGGRRGTAPDLTELLPQWLAAAARHGYRSPASLVPALLDAARARTDLRPQALALAGTRGLWLARMNPDWRFALRGGSGGAGELPEVTDRVAVEQLWQEGLFAERVALLGAVRAHEAAAAPRLLMTTWAAERAEDRLMFLDSLRVGLSEGDEPFLEAALGDRSRNVRATAAELLSALPASALAGRMAERALACVGPEGVTPPAECDAGMLRDGVVKRPPAGRGERAWWLGQLVEAAPLSCWRERFGGLGPAEIVALPVAAGDGWTEELHAAWCRAAVRQRDAPWSRALLGPASAPPAAGPGTASLAERAKLLETLPHAERAEWVAEFIRAHGLSEAFQLLGVCAVPWAGALGRAVVDALDTARDAGSYPWSFSGVMGLAERCLDPAEASRLEALTTAAEDLPDGSPGAAAYWAEAFQRLVSTLRLRAAMLAELAPA
- a CDS encoding SWIM zinc finger domain-containing protein, which produces MTDQGDRWTAEQVLDLAPDDASRKAGGRLGGAGPWLQIGGSASGSVWGLCKGSGSKPYRTVVDLTGPAYKCSCPSRKFPCKHALGLLLLWSAEGFGEPAEAPEWAAQWLADLAAKAARPSGGRAAPADEEGARKRAERRAARVGAGVTELEQRLADLLRGGLAGQEQAGYAGWEETAARMVDAQAPGLAARVRELGTIPSCGPGWPARMLEEAGLLHLLDRAWLGVAGLPDELAATVRSRVGLPASGEGEAVRDRWLVLAQYDTVSPDGRLTTRRIWLRGLAGGRPALVLDFGPPGRPPGLALPVGLVLEAEMRFRPGSAGLRADLGERFAAAVPCTEVPDGVSAGAALEAYGTALRQDPWLESWPVVLGPVVPIPGELGWQLADAEGTSALPVPLTGGGGRSRGGLWQLAALSGGGPVTVFGECGHRGFTPLTAWQPDSNEPVALT
- a CDS encoding ATP-binding protein, yielding MTMPENEQRAEALRPHAEDAFAHELKALAAADDRPRPTRWKLSPWAVATYLLGGTLDDGTVITPKYVGPRRIVEVAVTTLATDRALLLLGVPGTAKTWVSEHLAAAVSGDSTLLVQGTAGTPEEAIRYGWNYARLLAHGPSREALVPSPVMRAMAEGMTARVEELTRIPADVQDTLITVLSEKTLPIPELGEEVQAVRGFNLIATANDRDRGVNELSSALRRRFNTVVLPLPATADAEVDIVARRVDQMGRALDLPAAPEGLEEIRRVVTVFRELRDGVTDDGRTKVKSPSGTLSTAEAISVVTGGLALAAHFGDGVLRPSDVAAGILGAVVRDPAADKVVWQEYLEAVVRERDGWKDFYRACREVTV